In one Microbacterium invictum genomic region, the following are encoded:
- a CDS encoding putative quinol monooxygenase, which translates to MREIRLSGQLVCATEEEAQQVRKHLPEHTRLTRAEPGCIAFDVAPTNDPLTWSVNEQFTNRNAFIAHQERVMSSEWGRATAGIERRYSVDELAR; encoded by the coding sequence ATGAGGGAGATACGGCTGTCGGGCCAACTCGTGTGCGCGACCGAGGAGGAAGCGCAACAAGTTCGCAAGCACCTCCCGGAACACACCCGCCTCACGCGGGCCGAGCCAGGATGCATCGCCTTCGACGTCGCCCCGACCAACGACCCTCTGACATGGTCGGTCAACGAGCAGTTCACCAACCGCAATGCATTCATTGCGCACCAGGAGCGAGTGATGTCCAGCGAGTGGGGTCGAGCCACCGCCGGTATCGAACGTCGCTACTCGGTCGATGAACTCGCTCGCTGA
- a CDS encoding Txe/YoeB family addiction module toxin, which produces MTRAIGFDPNGWEDYVCWQTQDRKTLKRINQMIADVMRDPFAGIGKPEPLKHILLGAWSRRIDEKNRLVYYVTDNHVIILQARDHY; this is translated from the coding sequence GTGACGCGAGCGATCGGATTCGACCCGAACGGGTGGGAGGACTACGTCTGCTGGCAGACGCAGGACCGTAAGACTCTGAAGCGCATCAATCAGATGATCGCAGACGTGATGCGGGATCCCTTCGCGGGGATCGGCAAACCTGAACCGCTCAAGCACATTCTCTTGGGGGCGTGGTCGCGCCGAATCGATGAAAAGAACCGCCTGGTCTACTACGTCACCGATAACCACGTCATTATTCTTCAAGCCCGCGACCACTACTGA